A window of the Tunturibacter empetritectus genome harbors these coding sequences:
- the rplO gene encoding 50S ribosomal protein L15, whose protein sequence is MAIRNLSNLRAPKRANENKKRVGRGMGSGMGKTSTRGHKGQGSRSGSSLMRGFEGGQMPLHRRLPKRGFTNIFRVEYQVLGLDRVAEIVAAENVTEFTLDKIIELGLLRKKGALIKVLNNGEIKTAVTVHAHKFSKTAQEAIEKAGGKAILIG, encoded by the coding sequence ATGGCAATCCGCAATCTCTCCAATCTACGCGCCCCCAAGCGGGCTAACGAAAACAAGAAGCGTGTCGGCCGCGGTATGGGTTCGGGCATGGGTAAGACCTCTACCCGCGGACACAAGGGTCAGGGCTCCCGCTCGGGTTCGTCACTGATGCGTGGTTTTGAAGGCGGCCAGATGCCCCTTCATCGCCGTCTGCCCAAGCGCGGCTTCACCAACATCTTTCGCGTTGAGTACCAGGTCCTTGGCCTCGACCGCGTCGCCGAGATCGTTGCCGCTGAGAACGTCACCGAGTTCACCCTCGACAAGATCATCGAGCTTGGCCTACTCCGCAAGAAGGGCGCCTTGATCAAAGTGTTGAATAACGGAGAGATCAAGACTGCCGTAACGGTTCACGCGCACAAGTTCTCGAAGACCGCCCAGGAGGCGATCGAAAAGGCCGGCGGCAAGGCCATCCTGATCGGCTAG